CGCCACCAGCCCGTTCACTATCGAATACAAATAATCGTCTTTCAGGACACACACGGCCAAGGATGGCCCGTAGAGGAAACCGATGAAAAAGTTCTTTGCTGCTCTGCTGATGCTGGGCACCTTTAACAGCTACGCCGGTATCCAGGTAGATGCCACTCGCGTGATCTATAAAGGCGATGATAAATCCGCCTCTCTGCCAATTCATAACGATGCTTCAGAAGCCTATATGGTGCAGACCTGGCTGGACACCGGCGATAGAAACCAAGTGCCGAAAAATCTGCCTGTCGTTGTCGTTCCACCGATTCTGAAATTGGACGCTGCCAAAACTGCAGTTCTGCGCTTTATCTATTCCGGTAATGGCTTACCTCAGGATAAAGAAAGCCTGCTGTGGATTAACGTGCAGGAAATTCCACCGGCGCCGAAGCAAGAAAACGTGCTGCAGGTTGCGGTGCGTACCCGAATCAAACTTTTTTACCGGCCGGTGGCGTTGAAAACGACGCTGGACGAGCAAGTACAAAACTTGCGTTGGCAGCGTGAAGGTTCACGTCTGCAAGTGATTAACGATGGCCCGCTGCATATTACCTTTGGGGCGCTGCATTTGAAAAACAGCGCGGGCAAGACCGTGGATGTGGACGCCAACATGGTGAGCCCAAAAGATCGCTTATCGATCAACATCCCGGCGGGCGTCAGCGTCGGCAACAAGATTGCTTTCAGTTATATCAACGATTTTGGCGGTAGAACGGAAGTCAAGGACGTTCCAGTACAATAAGAGAGACAGGGAATGGCAAATCAACGAAAAGTAGCAGGCGGAACGACGCGGCTGACACAGCTGATCCGAATTGCAATCATTGCCGCCAGTGCGCCGATGTTCTGGAGTGAAGCGGCGCTGGCAGAGTTTAACATGTCGTTTATTCACGGCGATGAAAACCTGAGCAACGCGGAAGCGGTCGCTCAGGGCGATGCTTTGCAACCGGGCGTTTACCCATTCGACATCTACGTCAACCTGACTCAGGTCGATCATAAGGATGTTACTTTTCGTCAGGTTAAAGGCCAGACCGCGTCTCAACCTTGCCTGAAAGTTGAAGACCTGCGCAATTACGGCATCAAACTGCCGGAAACGCTGCAGGCTGGCAGCTGCGTTGATCTGCCTGCATTGGTTAAAGACGCCACCGTCAGCTATGACGCCGCGGTGCAGCAGATCAACATTTCCGTGCCTCAGACCATGATGGATCTGAGCGCCATCGGCGCGATCCCGCCAAGCATGTACGATGAAGGCATCAACGCGCTGTTCGCTAACTATAACTTCAACTACAACAAGAACAGCTATCGCAGAAGTGATGCTGATGACAGCGAGTACATGTTCCTCGCGTTGAACAGTGGTCTCAACCTGGGCAGATGGCGCCTGCGCAACAACTCCACCTGGGACAAACAGAGTGGCAGCAGCAGCAACTGGACCAACGTCTCTTCCTGGGCCGAGACCGACATCGTGCCATGGCGCAGCCGTTTGGTGATGGGGCAGGCGAGCACCAACAACAGCGTGTTCAACAGTTTCCAGTTCCGTGGGGTACAACTCTCCAGCGTTGACGACATGCTGCCGGACAGCCTGCGCGGTTATGCGCCGGTAGTACGTGGCGTAGCGGCGACCAACGCCCGCGTCGAGATCCGTCAGAACGGTTACGTCATCTACAGCACCAACGTCGCGCCGGGTCCTTTCGAGATCCACGACGTTTATCCGCATACCAACAACGGTGACCTGCAGGTGACCGTCAACGAGGCCGACGGTTCGCACAAAACGTTCAGCGTCGCCTATTCTTCCGTGGCCAACATGCTGCGCGAAGGCATTTGGAACTTCCAGTTGACCGCCGGTAAATACCACAACGGTAATGGCGGTTATCAGCCGAAGCTGATTCAGGGTACTGCGGCGTACGGCATGAACTATGGCCTGACGCCGTTCGGCGGTGCCATCATCGCCGAGCACTACCGTTCCGCCGCCGTGGGTGTCGGTAAGAGCCTGGGATCATGGGGCGCTATCTCCGTAGACGGTTCGATCTCCGATACCGAACTGGCGAACGGCGATCGCAAGCAGGGGCAGAGCTTCCGTTTCCTGTACTCCAAGTCGCTCAACCAGATGGGCACCAACTTCCAGTTGGCGGGCTACCGCTATGCGACTTCCGGTTACTATGATCTCAGCGATGCGGTTCAGGAGCGTAACAGCTGGCGCAACGGTATTTATGCCAATGATTACTGGGATCCGAACGATCTGCAGCCGGGCCAGCCTTCCTGGAGCAACAACCAGAAACGTACCCGATACACCGCGCGCTACGGCAACAAACGCGAACGCGTCGAGCTGTCGCTCAGCCAGCAGCTGTGGGCGGGTGCCAGCCTGTACGCCAACGTAAGCCACCAGAACTACTGGGGCGTGTCCGGTAACGATCGCACGATTCAATTGGGTTACAACGACGGCTTCAAGCGCATTTCCTACGGTGTTTACCTGCAGGATACGCGCGGCCAGTACGGCTATTCCGATCGCAGCGTGAACTTCACGATGTCGATCCCGTTGGATTGGGGCCAGAGCAACAACTCGACTACCGCCAACTTCAGCGCGGCGCACAGCAAACAGAGCGGCGACAGCTACTCGACCGGCATCAGCGGCACCATGCTGGACGACCGTCGCATGAACTACTCGGTTTCCACCGGGCATACGCAGTCCTCCGGTCAGAGCAGCAACCTGAACCTGGGCTACAGCAGCAGCATCGGTAACATCGACGGCAGCTATGCCTACAGCTCGAAATACCGTCAGGAAGGGCTGGGCCTCTCCGGTGGCTTGCTGGTGCACTCCGGCGGCGCGACCTTGACGCAGCCGTTGCAGAACACCATCTTGCTGGTGGAAGCGAAAGACGCCAAAGGCGTACGTCTGGAAAACCAGCCGGGCGTAACCATCGATCGCTTCGGTTATGCAGTTGTGCCGTCGGCCAACCCGTACCGCTACAACTATGTGGCGCTGCGCACCGAAGATTTTGGCCCGGGCCTGGATGTGCCGGTGGCCAGTAAGCAAGTGGTGCCTACCGAAAAATCGGTAGTGAAGGTGAGCTTCGATACCTTCAAGGGCGTCAGCCTGCTGATTCACGCTCGTCTGGGTGATAACGGTTATCCGGCTATCGGTGCCGGTGTGTTCAACGAGTCCGGCCGCAACAGCGGCACCGTGGGCCTGGAGGGCGCAACCTATGTTTCCGGCGTGAAAGCGGGTGAAAAACTGACGATCAAATGGGGCCCGAAAGCCGATCAACAATGCGTACTGCCGATTCCGGCGAACGTGGGCGACAAACAAGCGGCCATGGGATATCAGGAACTGACCCTGCAATGCCAAAAACTGTAAGGTACACCATGAACTTGAGCAAATTAGCACGTAACACACTTCTGTCGGTGGTGGGGCTGGCAGGGTTGGCGATGGCGCAACAGGCGGCGGCGATGCAATGCCGTTTCGGCAACTCGACGGGTTCAAAAAACCCGGTTGGCAGCGTGACGCAGGATATCGATGTCGGCCGCCCGATCGTGCTGGCCGCTAGCGACTTCGTCAAAGGCAACCTGATTTGGCGTTCGCAGAACTTTACCTCCACCTTTACCTGCTGGGATACGGATAACTACCCGCGCGGAGAGAATGCTTATATCTATTGGAACCCGCAGAACTCGTTCGGCGCACTGGATAAGTCGTTGGAGATTGGGGTATCGATCAACGGGCGTGATTATGATGCGATCAACCTGAAGCAAAGTTCCAACCGGCCGACAGGCCCTGATTTGGGGCCAGGTACCAAACCGGGCAGCAACAGAAGGAAAGCCGATCCTCAGGCGGTGACCGCTACCTATTCTGTGTATATCAAAGCCACCGGGGTGAAACCGCCGGCGGGTAACTTCCCGCCGTTGGCGCGTGCTTCGCTGTTCCAGATCGATGGTGAGTTGGGCCTGAACGCCACCAAAGACAGCAACTTTAACGCCTACATCAAAGGGTTGGATAAGATCCGCGTGATCCAGTGCAACCCGCAGATCACTGTATTGGCCAACAACGGCGCCAGCGTCGATTTCGGCGTGCTGACTACATCCAGCGCCAAAACCGGTACTATCGCCAAGCAGGTGCCGTTTGATATCAAGGCGACCTTGAGCGGCGGCGAATGTGCCGGCCAGTCTCTGCAGGCCAGTTTCAGCAGCACCAACGCCGATCCGTCAGACAACACGCAGATCCTGCCGACCACCAAACCGGGCGTGGCGATCTTCCTGACTCAGCAGCGCGACACCAATAAAACGCCGATCCCATTGCAAACCAACGTGGATTTCGGCGGCGTGCTGCAGGATAAGCAGAATGAAGTGAAAGAGACCTTTATCGCGAACCTGAAGTGGTTGACCAATACGCCGAAGACTGGGGTGTTCAACGCCACCGCCAACGTCGACGTCACCTTCAAATAATCCGGTGTCGCTTCAATAAAAAAGGGTTCAGTTCTCGCGAACTGAACCCTTTTTTGTGCCTTATACCGTGCTGATTAACGCAGCCCCATCCAACTGGTGCAGACGCCTTCCGGCGGCTTGCCTGCATACCAACGAGGCAGCGTGGGGGCAGCGTGGCGTGGTTCGGCCTCCGCCTCTACCGGGTGCGCCGGCCACTCCGCGACGTCCCAGCGGGTGGTGCGGCGATACACCGCCGGGGTTTTGCCAAACTGTTTCTTGAAGGCGCGTGAGAATGAAGGCTGAGAGTCGAAATGGTATTGCAGGGCGATATCCAGGATCGGGCGCGGGGTGGAGCGTAGCGCCTGCGCCGCCTGCGAAAGGCGCCGCTCGCGGATATAGCTGCCGAGCGCGTGACCGGTGGTGCTGCGGAACATGCGCTGCAGGTGCCATTTGGAGTAGCCCGACTTGGCGGCGACGTTATCCAGCAGCAGCGGCTGGTCCAGATGAGTTTCAATCCAGTCTAGTAAATCGTGAATGATATTGACGCGATCCATGGTTTAAGTTCTCCCGCAAAAACGACATTCAGGTCACAGTGACTTAGCTTAATTATCCAAGAATATGCTTTGATAATAGGCGTGAGTGTGCCGTTACGCAAGGGTAAACCGGGGGTAAAAAGGTGGCCAAAAATGCTCTTTGAACGGCAGGGGGATAAAAGAAAGGCCGCATAAGGCGGCCTTTCTAGCAGGAAATGAGTGGAAAATCAGTTAGTTTCCGGCTTCACTTCAATGTAGTTCAGACCCAGTACGCTGCTGGTGTAACCGCGGATCTTGTTGGTCATCTCGATATCGCCGTTCAGCTTGTGGCCGTAAGACGGGATGATCTCTTTCAGCTTGCTCTGCCATTCCGGCGTCGCCACTTTGTCTTTGAACACGGTTTCCATCAGGTGCAGCATGATTGGCGCAGCGGTAGAAGCGCCCGGTGAAGCGCCCAGCAGAGCGGCGATGCTGCCGTCTTCAGAGCTGACGACTTCGGTGCCGAACTGCAGCACGCCGCCTTTATCCGCGTCTTTCTTGATGATCTGCACGCGCTGGCCTGCGGTCCACAGTTTCCAGTCTTCCTGCTTGGCGTCCGGGAAGTACTCTTTCAACGCGGCGAAGCGATCGTCGTCGTTCATCATCAACTGGCCGACCAGGTATTTCACCAGATCGAAGTTATCCAGACCGACGTGGGTCATCGGCATCAGGTTCGAGGTGCTCAGCGAGTGCAGCAGATCGAACAGCGAACCGTTCTTCAGGAACTTGCTGGAGAAGGTGGCGAACGGCCCGAACAGCAGCACACGCTTGCCGTCCAGCATGCGGGTATCCAGGTGTGGCACGGACATCGGCGGCGAACCTACGCTGGCCAGGCCATACACTTTTGCCAGATGCTGGTTGGCGATCTCTGGATTAGTGGTGACCAGGAACTGGCCGCCGACCGGGAAGCCGCCGTAACCGTCGGCTTCAGGGATGCCGGATTTCTGCAGCAGGGTCAGGGACGCGCCGCCGGCACCGATGAACACGAACTTGGCGTTAACGGTGGTTTCTTTACCGTCGCGGTTCAGATCGGCAACGGTCACGCTCCAGGTCTGGTCGGCGTTGCGCTTGATGTCGCGCACTTCGTGGCTCAGGTTCAGCTTGAACTTGTCGCTGGTGCTCAGTGCGTCAACCAACTGGTGGGTGATCACGCCGAAGTTAACGTCGGTACCCAGCGGCATGCGGGTCGCGGCGATTTTCTGCGCCGGATCGCGGCCGTTCATCACCAGCGGCGCCCACTGTTTGATTTGCGCAGGATCTTCGGAGTATTCCATGCCGCGGAACAGGGTGCTGTGCTGCAGCG
The sequence above is drawn from the Serratia sp. FDAARGOS_506 genome and encodes:
- a CDS encoding molecular chaperone, which gives rise to MKKFFAALLMLGTFNSYAGIQVDATRVIYKGDDKSASLPIHNDASEAYMVQTWLDTGDRNQVPKNLPVVVVPPILKLDAAKTAVLRFIYSGNGLPQDKESLLWINVQEIPPAPKQENVLQVAVRTRIKLFYRPVALKTTLDEQVQNLRWQREGSRLQVINDGPLHITFGALHLKNSAGKTVDVDANMVSPKDRLSINIPAGVSVGNKIAFSYINDFGGRTEVKDVPVQ
- a CDS encoding fimbria/pilus outer membrane usher protein, yielding MANQRKVAGGTTRLTQLIRIAIIAASAPMFWSEAALAEFNMSFIHGDENLSNAEAVAQGDALQPGVYPFDIYVNLTQVDHKDVTFRQVKGQTASQPCLKVEDLRNYGIKLPETLQAGSCVDLPALVKDATVSYDAAVQQINISVPQTMMDLSAIGAIPPSMYDEGINALFANYNFNYNKNSYRRSDADDSEYMFLALNSGLNLGRWRLRNNSTWDKQSGSSSNWTNVSSWAETDIVPWRSRLVMGQASTNNSVFNSFQFRGVQLSSVDDMLPDSLRGYAPVVRGVAATNARVEIRQNGYVIYSTNVAPGPFEIHDVYPHTNNGDLQVTVNEADGSHKTFSVAYSSVANMLREGIWNFQLTAGKYHNGNGGYQPKLIQGTAAYGMNYGLTPFGGAIIAEHYRSAAVGVGKSLGSWGAISVDGSISDTELANGDRKQGQSFRFLYSKSLNQMGTNFQLAGYRYATSGYYDLSDAVQERNSWRNGIYANDYWDPNDLQPGQPSWSNNQKRTRYTARYGNKRERVELSLSQQLWAGASLYANVSHQNYWGVSGNDRTIQLGYNDGFKRISYGVYLQDTRGQYGYSDRSVNFTMSIPLDWGQSNNSTTANFSAAHSKQSGDSYSTGISGTMLDDRRMNYSVSTGHTQSSGQSSNLNLGYSSSIGNIDGSYAYSSKYRQEGLGLSGGLLVHSGGATLTQPLQNTILLVEAKDAKGVRLENQPGVTIDRFGYAVVPSANPYRYNYVALRTEDFGPGLDVPVASKQVVPTEKSVVKVSFDTFKGVSLLIHARLGDNGYPAIGAGVFNESGRNSGTVGLEGATYVSGVKAGEKLTIKWGPKADQQCVLPIPANVGDKQAAMGYQELTLQCQKL
- a CDS encoding fimbrial protein; the protein is MSKLARNTLLSVVGLAGLAMAQQAAAMQCRFGNSTGSKNPVGSVTQDIDVGRPIVLAASDFVKGNLIWRSQNFTSTFTCWDTDNYPRGENAYIYWNPQNSFGALDKSLEIGVSINGRDYDAINLKQSSNRPTGPDLGPGTKPGSNRRKADPQAVTATYSVYIKATGVKPPAGNFPPLARASLFQIDGELGLNATKDSNFNAYIKGLDKIRVIQCNPQITVLANNGASVDFGVLTTSSAKTGTIAKQVPFDIKATLSGGECAGQSLQASFSSTNADPSDNTQILPTTKPGVAIFLTQQRDTNKTPIPLQTNVDFGGVLQDKQNEVKETFIANLKWLTNTPKTGVFNATANVDVTFK
- a CDS encoding helix-turn-helix domain-containing protein encodes the protein MDRVNIIHDLLDWIETHLDQPLLLDNVAAKSGYSKWHLQRMFRSTTGHALGSYIRERRLSQAAQALRSTPRPILDIALQYHFDSQPSFSRAFKKQFGKTPAVYRRTTRWDVAEWPAHPVEAEAEPRHAAPTLPRWYAGKPPEGVCTSWMGLR
- a CDS encoding malate:quinone oxidoreductase, with product MRKLLVLIFSLSLFSVTQQAAAEEKNKTVDVVLIGGGIMSATLGTYLHELEPTWTIDMYERMNGVAEESSNGWNNAGTGHSAFSEMNYTPEKADGTIDISKAVKVNESFEISRQFWSYQVKNDVLKDPKSFINSVPHMSFVWGDDNVNFLRKRYAALQHSTLFRGMEYSEDPAQIKQWAPLVMNGRDPAQKIAATRMPLGTDVNFGVITHQLVDALSTSDKFKLNLSHEVRDIKRNADQTWSVTVADLNRDGKETTVNAKFVFIGAGGASLTLLQKSGIPEADGYGGFPVGGQFLVTTNPEIANQHLAKVYGLASVGSPPMSVPHLDTRMLDGKRVLLFGPFATFSSKFLKNGSLFDLLHSLSTSNLMPMTHVGLDNFDLVKYLVGQLMMNDDDRFAALKEYFPDAKQEDWKLWTAGQRVQIIKKDADKGGVLQFGTEVVSSEDGSIAALLGASPGASTAAPIMLHLMETVFKDKVATPEWQSKLKEIIPSYGHKLNGDIEMTNKIRGYTSSVLGLNYIEVKPETN